GAAATCGGCGAAAATGTCTATCTAGATCTCGCTAACTGGCATCTTTATCTTTCAGATGCTCATTTAGCCTGGGCTGTAGCCGAACAAATCTATCCCATGTCACTCGAGCATAGTCTCGATGAAAGTAAAGTAGTCCAAATTTTAGCGAAAATTCAAGTATCTTTAGGTGGAGGCAAAGAAAATATACCTTTAATCAACCTCATACCTACTA
This genomic window from Oscillatoria salina IIICB1 contains:
- a CDS encoding DUF3181 family protein; this translates as MVKASTTEAIEALAAEIGENVYLDLANWHLYLSDAHLAWAVAEQIYPMSLEHSLDESKVVQILAKIQVSLGGGKENIPLINLIPT